In Phalacrocorax aristotelis chromosome 6, bGulAri2.1, whole genome shotgun sequence, one DNA window encodes the following:
- the BSND gene encoding barttin, with amino-acid sequence MAEEKTFRYGFIMLGFFLVMTGMFIMSVEKPQIYITFCTLGVLLVAVGITWSMCQCYPKVTFVPVDVEAERFLNHKPIMLPERDSRLIVPCPKKEATSTYEKSLPSYEQIQKQAVGSAPLPPMAQPRPRSCSQPAVQAKAEVHWELGGAGDAPREPAPPLEMAAGGCPSQPSPGDAPLASLLEDMDTPSLEGSVPSSPMPWGRPPLPPATCSSCTPTSSPAAGQNPGSPNKGTGEEDDLYYGLQEGPDALLDDSDCLFEPES; translated from the exons ATGGCCGAGGAGAAGACCTTTCGCTATGGGTTCATCATGCTGGGCTTCTTCCTGGTGATGACGGGAATGTTCATCATGAGCGTGGAAAAGCCCCAGATCTACATCACGTTCTGCACCCTGGGTGTCCTGCTTGTAGCTGTGGGCATCACCTGGAGCATGTGCCAGTGCTACCCGAAG GTAACGTTTGTCCCCGTGGACGTCGAGGCTGAGCGGTTCCTGAACCACAAACCGATCATGCTGCCCGAGAGGGACAGCCG CTTGATTGTACCCTGCCCCAAAAAAGAGGCCACCAGCACCTACGAGAAAAGCCTGCCATCCTACGAGCAGATCCAGAAGCAGGCAGTGGGCTCGGCCCCGCTCCCACCCATGGCCCAGCCCAGACCCCGCAGCTGTTCCCAGCCAGCTGTGCAGGCGAAAGCAGAGGTCCactgggagctggggggtgcTGGCGACGCCCCCCGAGAGCCAGCGCCTCCATTGGAAATGGCAGCAGGTGGCTG cccctcccagcCATCCCCAGGGGACGCGCCACTGGCATCCCTCCTGGAGGACATGGACACGCCGTCGCTGGAGGGCTCTGTGCCCAGCAGCCCCATGCCATGGGGCCGACCCCCCCTGCCACCTgccacctgctccagctgcaccCCGACCAGCTCTCCGGCAGCGGGACAGAACCCCGGTTCCCCCAACAAAGGCACCGGGGAGGAGGATGACCTCTATTATGGGCTTCAAGAGGGGCCGGATGCTCTGCTCGATGATAGTGACTGCCTTTTTGAGCCTGAAAGCTGA